The genomic region ATCAAATGTTGTGGCACCTATCTCCTGATGACAAGTGTCTTTTCCTCCATTTGTACCTGGAAGGAAGCCATCATACCACCTGTGCGTAAGCCTAACAAAGAGACATGATCTTTCCCAGCTACCACCCACTTCTCTCACCAGTAGTGTCTGCAATGTGATGAAATGAATGATTAGTATGAGGCTAGTATGGTGGCTCATCACAAAAATTGCTAATAAACATCCAATGTTGAGGCATCACTGTGCAGTTGTCCATCTGATTACACTGTAAACCCAAATCGTGAACAGTTTTCAATGTAAGTGCTAGAAAGTAGTAGCTGTAGttttttgatttggaaaaggcataGGAGACTTGCTGGAGGACAGGTGTCATTCCTATGTTACACAGATGAAGCTTTGGAGGCAATACGTCCCACTTCATTAGTGAATTTTGAAGACTGGGATTTTCATGTATGCATGGGTCTGGCTTTATCAGACCTTTTATCCAAGGGAATGGGGTACCTCAGAGTTCAGTATTGGGCATAACTTTATTTGGTGCAGTAATCGACTCTGTTATTGACTGTGtcccaccagccccccccccccccccccctctctctctctctctctctctctctctctctctctctctctctctctctctcatgaattTCTGACACCAAAAGGAATTTCTCCCTCTGTCCCTACATCATCAGTCCCACTGCTCTTCCGGTCATCAAAACCACTTGGGATTAACACTAGATAGAGACCTAAATTGATTGCCCCATGCATCCTACTTGTCAGCTGGATATGTCCTTCCCTGAATGCCTTGCATGTTCTAAGTCCCACGTCATGGAGAGTGGTCCAGATGGTCCTTCTTAATTTGTATTAGTCCTTTGTCTGATCGAAGCTGGACTACAGAAGCATTACATATTTGTCTGCACAATTGTCCTTTTTTAGACCACCTTAATGCAATTCACCATCACAGAAACAGTTTGGCCACTGGTACATTCTCCACCAGTCCAGTTATGAGCCCCAATGTGGAATTGGCTGAATTACTGCTGTCATTCCAGCATAATGTCCTGCTCTGCAAATACGCTTGCTGATTGTCCTCGGTGTCCAGCAACCCTTCTAATGCTTACTTTTTTTCATTATTACCTTGACAGCCAATATGAGGCGTACTCTGCTTCCATTTTGCTGCCAGAGTTCACTTTAATATCCTACTTTGAAAGCTTCATTTCACATCCTTACCTCTGTGCAGAGGTCCATGCTTATCTTTGACTTACTTTGCTTCCAAAGGAGGCAGCTCTGGCTGGACATTTCTGGAACTTCAAATGCAGTTTGGGGACAGCACCTTAATTTACAGTGATGGTTCTAAGGATGACCATGGCACAGAGTACacctttgttgttggtgaagaaatcTTCTGGTATTATTGTTAGACCAGTGACCAATTTTTACTGCAAAGCTGTTTGCCATTTATCAGACCATCTTGTACATTCATAGAGATGAAATTTCTGAATGTACACATACTGTCCTATAGTACAGCAGATCCAGAAGGGCCTTCACTTGCTCACTGATGCTAATATTAATGTATAATTCATATAGGACTATAAAATATGTCGGGGGATGAGGcggcacctgctgctgctgctactacgaAACATTCTATCATTTTGGCACAGTCATCTTAATCAGATTAAACCCCTCTCCCTACAGTTCAAGCAACTTCTTCTCGTCCATCTTGTTGTAAGGAGAAATTTTAACTAGGCTGTGTATTGGGCAATGCCTACCTGCAGTCATCTGCTCAGCAGTGACATTGTTCTAGTTTGCTCTCACTGTAATGAACCACTGGAGTGTGCCAATGTCAGTTTTTGGTACACCTTACACTATAATGTGCATTTATCATCACAGCCATCCAAGGTTCTGTAGAACACATTCTATGCTCAACAACATGGGAAAGCAGAATTAATTGTAGCCCTTGGACACTAGTTGTCTAGAAATTCTTCCCAAATGACCTCTTTAAAAAAAGACTAATTGAAACTGTTGATTTTAACTTCTATTGTTTTTTCATTGCCCTTTTCCTGGTTCACTGTCACTATTCATTGTCATTTCATCCACCTACTAATGCCATTTACATTCCTACTGGCATAAAGAACCACAGAGCACTTTCCACAATCAGCCATTTAAAGGCACTATCTGGACACTTATGACCTCAACTTTGAGTGCATAGTGCTGTGATCTCTGGGCGAGATGAATTTCACAACCAGTTTTGAAGAAAAATGTGATACTATATGGTATTCTTTTTCAATAAAAATGACTGACATATATGGAGGCCCAGGGACATTTAACATTCTACAGAATTTTTGGCTCTAACTAGATGCTGATACCTTTGTATTATAAAACTGTGAATTATgtacttttgaaataaaacaagctTCAGAACTACTGCTACAACTAAACATTACTATTGTTTACAGGAACGAAGTGTGGCGATTCCTTCCACAAAATTACGGCACAGAAGGACAGAGGCTCAGAACACTTTTATTCAGGGGATTTAAATACGGTTTTGCAGCTTTCTTAGTAACAATTGCAGTTGAGAAAGCTTGGGAGAAGATGCATCCTGGAAGTGGACATGGGCATGGCCATGATCATCATTAAGAAGTATTTTGTGAAGTCTGCAGATACATGATGAACATTAGTGTACATAAGTAGCTTTGTTGCATTGTAGTACTGTGATGATTGTTGTCAGAGGCTTTGACACTGTTTTAAAAACCGTACTACTGTGTTTCAAACAGGATCTCAGTTGTTTCATACTAATTTTGTATGTGTAACAAGCAAAGCATTGGCTGAGATCTACCATCGTGTGGTAGTGTTGGTACAATAATAGTTACAAGTGACTAAAAGATAcacttgaaaacaaaataaatactgTCTTGTAATTGTGGTAACATTGCTttttacaaataataacaaaaatcatGAGTTTTTATAAAATTTCTCAGACAAGATGAATATCTGTCATTGTCTGCCCCAAAGTGGCTTGATCTTTCTGGAAGAAAATTGTGAGTAACTACAGCATAAACAGTCGTTGTTCCAATGTTTCTTTTTgtaggtttttttttccttctttaagtGAGGTAGTTGCCACAGTATTATTGTCATTGCTCTTGTTGGTCAACTAATTAGTGGCCATTTTGATCAccaaatatttttctgattctTTCATTGTGTGGATTGGTTTCACCAAGTGCCTGAGGAAACTTTTTGCTGATGTCCCGCCACAGATTTTCAGCAATCAATGGTTGAGCAATCTGTAAAAACAAATGTTTATGGTGATGCATATTGTCACTTTCTTTTGAAGAAAGGAAGCAAGGTAAAAATTATAGTTCATGCAAAAATCGTGTAAGCACACTACACTTGCCGAAGATATTGGGAAGTCACTCAGATGAACACAAGGTACAAGTAGGAGATATAAAGTTCCAGGATACATTTAATGAACATTGTATTCAAACAGTTTCTTTGGGGATCACCCTTGTTGTTAATAAATGCTCAATGAACATTAGCAACAGACAGACAATGTCTACCACAGATGTACTTACATTCAATACAGAAGGTACTTTGTATGAAAAGAGTTTGTAGAAACAAAGTACTTACCAGACATCAGTATTTCTTAAAAGTTATAACTCATGTCAAAAGATTTCTTGGACACTAGAAACTACTGCAATTTCAGTTCAATATTTCATTTACCCCATTTTGAGGTcaaaatttactgataaaattagtATCACCTCTCCAGCAATGATGGATACTGAGCTATGACCATGGGTTTGAATTACTTTTCATTTAATATCTACCTTCATGTTCATAATAGCATTCTACTTACCTTCTGTTGGAAGATACACCAGTACTCCTTGCACTGTAAGTAAACTTGTGCTACAGTGGATGGTATTACAAAGAGTTTCTGTAATATGATGATCAATGGCGGTTGCACGCAGGTGATGATGCAACACAATGAGCCTTGGCAGCAGATCAGGAGATAAGACCGTGTCAGTCAAGATGTGGATGGTACGGAGGAAAGTTCAGTGTGTTCTGTAGCTTGCTAAATTAGAATCCATAACCAACTTTAAACATAAATATTGTTGTGTGTACCATGAAGAGCCACCACATAGAAGTAATGTTAATTGTTGAGATAAGCAATTTGTTCGACAAAACACATTCTGATGGGGTAAGTGCCAAGTCTGTAGAAGCTATACGGGATAGCTAGCTAAGGATCCCCAAAAACCCTGCGTGCATGTGTCCAAGtgatatatgcaaatgattagagtttGTTACAGATATGCTTCATGAGATCAACTAAAATATTTATGAAGAAGATTTTGCTCATCACTGTCAAAAGATGAGCTTGATGTAACACTCCTAAGGTGAACCTGTGATGTGCCATGATACACTTATAATCCCACTTTTTGCGGGGCAGTCTGTGATGTCAAACTATCCCCTTGACATGTTGCAATTCTATGCACTGCCATAATTTGCAAAAGGTGTCACCCTTCAACAAGCCAGCACTCCTCCACACTATGGGAACAATGTTCACAGATATCTGGATACAAAATTTCCCCAGCAGTGGACAGAAATGAGTGATTTTAAGTCATGGACAGTAAGATTCCCAGACCTAACACCACTACACTTAAACTGTTGGAGTTATTTGAAGTAACAAGTTTTTACACTAGATACCGTTACATTTGTGTGGGACAAACTACAATATCATTTAGTGGTGTGTAGGGAGAAAAATGGAAGACACACTGAACTGCATTGAACAGGTATGCACACTTGGAGAGTTTCCCTTTCATTTCCATCTTGTTTCACGTACTTTCATTGCTTTTCTGTGACCATTTAAAACTACACCATTACTGTTTGGGCACACTATATATCTGCAGTGGAGAGTAGTGCTACTGACAGAAAAGAGCATAGTTTTAC from Schistocerca cancellata isolate TAMUIC-IGC-003103 chromosome 7, iqSchCanc2.1, whole genome shotgun sequence harbors:
- the LOC126092947 gene encoding NADH dehydrogenase [ubiquinone] 1 beta subcomplex subunit 3, which gives rise to MGGDHGHGHGHGKPYEVPDWRIYKVEDCPQLLAVQKALAQKGLKDPWLRNEVWRFLPQNYGTEGQRLRTLLFRGFKYGFAAFLVTIAVEKAWEKMHPGSGHGHGHDHH